From Calothrix sp. PCC 6303, a single genomic window includes:
- a CDS encoding Dps family protein, with protein MRKLNIGLTSEQRQGVIELLNKDLADSYLLLVKTKKYHWDVVGPQFRTLHQLWEEHYQTLTLTIDSVAERVRALGGYPIGTMEGFLKLTSLKEHAGDIPTATGMVERLVDDHEQVIRNLRDHVNKCSEEFHDEGTADFLTGLMEGHEEMAWMLRSFIEGEAIAADGAKPHSKQKAAAGV; from the coding sequence ATGCGTAAGCTAAATATTGGTCTCACATCAGAGCAACGTCAAGGGGTAATTGAGCTTTTAAATAAAGACTTGGCTGATAGTTACTTGTTATTGGTAAAAACCAAGAAATACCACTGGGACGTTGTTGGTCCTCAATTTAGAACTCTACACCAATTGTGGGAAGAACACTATCAAACTTTAACACTAACTATTGATTCCGTTGCGGAACGAGTGAGAGCGTTAGGTGGCTATCCAATAGGAACAATGGAAGGATTCTTGAAACTAACCTCTCTCAAAGAACACGCTGGTGATATTCCGACAGCAACAGGAATGGTTGAGCGTTTGGTGGATGACCATGAACAAGTGATCCGCAACCTGCGCGACCATGTGAATAAGTGCAGCGAAGAATTCCATGATGAGGGAACCGCTGACTTCTTGACAGGTTTGATGGAAGGACATGAAGAAATGGCTTGGATGTTGCGTTCCTTTATCGAAGGAGAAGCAATAGCTGCCGATGGTGCGAAGCCACATTCTAAACAAAAAGCTGCTGCTGGTGTGTAA
- a CDS encoding S1C family serine protease: protein MREYPNYSSDDIFSGDNVKKNSRDSRDTDERILDAYSQAVVGVVQKVSHAVVNIEVQRQVNSRSRYYQNYTQEVRGNGSGVIFTPDGYILTNSHVVDKATNIEVMLADGRNYNAEIIGDDPDSDLAVIRIHAPNLVVAKLGDSNLVRVGQLAIAIGNPYGFQTTVTSGVISAIGRSFRSRSGRLIDNVIQTDAALNPGNSGGPLMTSYGEVIGINTAIIASAQGLCFAVPINTAKTVIPALMGGGKFRRAYIGIAGQNVQMSRRIVLYHELADNGGVLVISTESGSPARKAGLLKGDVIVGFNNKPVRSIDELQKHLSDQTNQSLSYLTVLRQNQKIKIGITPTELTH, encoded by the coding sequence ATGAGAGAATATCCCAACTACTCATCAGATGATATTTTTTCTGGCGATAATGTTAAAAAAAACTCCAGGGATTCCCGTGACACTGATGAAAGAATCCTGGATGCTTATTCACAAGCTGTTGTTGGTGTTGTTCAAAAAGTAAGTCATGCTGTTGTAAATATTGAGGTGCAGCGACAAGTCAACTCCCGTAGTCGTTACTACCAAAATTACACTCAGGAAGTGCGTGGTAACGGTTCGGGAGTCATTTTTACACCCGATGGTTACATCCTCACCAATAGTCATGTAGTGGATAAAGCCACAAATATTGAGGTGATGTTGGCAGATGGTCGCAATTATAATGCCGAAATTATCGGAGATGACCCCGATAGTGATTTAGCCGTAATTAGAATTCATGCTCCTAACCTAGTTGTGGCAAAATTAGGTGACTCCAATTTAGTACGTGTTGGGCAGTTAGCGATCGCTATCGGCAATCCTTACGGTTTTCAAACCACAGTCACCAGTGGTGTCATTAGTGCCATCGGACGCAGCTTTAGAAGTCGTTCTGGTCGCTTAATTGATAATGTAATCCAAACTGATGCAGCCCTCAACCCCGGAAACTCTGGTGGACCTTTAATGACTTCCTACGGTGAAGTTATCGGTATCAACACAGCGATAATTGCCTCCGCTCAAGGACTATGCTTTGCTGTACCAATTAATACTGCTAAGACCGTAATTCCTGCATTGATGGGTGGTGGAAAATTCCGCCGTGCATACATCGGTATTGCTGGGCAAAATGTGCAAATGTCCCGCCGGATAGTTTTATATCACGAATTAGCAGATAACGGCGGAGTCTTGGTAATTTCTACAGAAAGCGGCAGTCCAGCCCGAAAAGCTGGTTTACTCAAAGGTGATGTAATTGTGGGCTTTAATAACAAACCCGTGAGAAGTATCGATGAATTACAAAAACACCTCAGTGACCAAACGAATCAAAGTTTATCTTATTTAACCGTTCTCCGCCAAAATCAAAAAATTAAAATTGGTATCACTCCCACAGAATTGACTCATTGA
- a CDS encoding HugZ family protein: MSQFEAIESAYQVFTQQFESLIISTVSEDRIPNASYAPFVMDGDRNIYIYVSGLSVHTNNLQAVPKASVLFIEDESKTQQIFARRRLNYECSASLLPRDTQSWIQVISNFESRFGNIIQMMRDLPDFRVFKLTPYGGRFVVGFGAAYEIDGNDLNRLIHLTGDSNK; this comes from the coding sequence ATGTCGCAATTTGAAGCGATTGAATCTGCTTATCAGGTATTTACTCAACAATTTGAAAGTTTGATAATTTCAACGGTTAGTGAGGATAGAATTCCTAATGCTAGCTATGCACCTTTTGTGATGGATGGTGATAGAAACATCTATATATACGTGAGTGGACTTTCCGTCCATACGAATAATTTACAGGCAGTTCCCAAAGCTAGTGTTTTATTTATTGAGGATGAATCAAAGACACAACAAATCTTTGCTCGTCGTCGTTTAAATTATGAATGTAGCGCGAGTTTGTTGCCACGAGATACTCAATCGTGGATTCAAGTAATTAGTAATTTTGAATCGCGGTTTGGAAATATTATCCAGATGATGCGAGATTTACCAGATTTTCGGGTTTTTAAGTTGACACCCTATGGTGGTAGGTTTGTTGTTGGTTTTGGTGCTGCTTATGAAATCGATGGAAATGATTTAAATCGATTAATTCATCTAACTGGAGATTCTAATAAGTGA
- a CDS encoding dihydrofolate reductase family protein yields the protein MREITYYVACSVDGYIAHIDGSHDGFSQDRKYLADLFAAFPETVPSHLRDAMGIHAENQWFDIVFMGRKTYEIGLKEGITNPYSHMKQYLFSRSMKKSPDENVELVSDNAIELVKCLKAQPGKGIWLCGGADLATTLFTNKLIDQLILKVNPFLMGSGISLFSGVIPQTALKLTNTRLFHNGVLMLHYNLMGASAL from the coding sequence ATGCGAGAAATAACTTATTACGTAGCTTGCAGCGTTGATGGATATATTGCTCACATTGACGGATCACACGACGGCTTTTCCCAAGATCGTAAATATTTGGCAGATTTATTTGCTGCTTTTCCGGAAACTGTTCCATCTCACCTTCGTGATGCGATGGGTATACATGCTGAAAATCAGTGGTTTGATATTGTTTTCATGGGTCGAAAAACTTACGAGATAGGACTGAAGGAAGGGATTACAAATCCCTACTCACACATGAAACAGTATCTTTTTTCACGCAGTATGAAAAAAAGCCCAGATGAGAATGTTGAACTTGTTTCAGATAATGCTATTGAGTTAGTCAAATGTCTCAAGGCTCAACCAGGTAAGGGTATTTGGCTTTGTGGTGGTGCAGATTTAGCCACAACGCTTTTTACTAACAAATTAATTGATCAGCTAATCTTGAAGGTAAACCCATTTTTAATGGGGTCAGGTATTTCACTTTTCTCTGGAGTGATTCCGCAAACTGCTTTAAAACTGACTAACACCAGGTTATTTCATAATGGAGTCTTGATGCTGCACTACAACCTCATGGGTGCATCCGCATTGTAA
- the gatB gene encoding Asp-tRNA(Asn)/Glu-tRNA(Gln) amidotransferase subunit GatB, translating into MTSATAVKTEYEAIIGLETHCQLSTNTKIFSDSSTAFGAEPNTNIDPVCMGMPGVLPVLNEKVLEYAVKAGLALNCQIAKYSKFDRKQYFYPDLPKNYQISQYDLPIAEHGWIEIELVDKDGNPTRKRIGVTRLHMEEDAGKLVHAGSDRLAGSSYSLVDYNRAGVPLVEIVSEPDLRSGQEAAEYAQEIRRIMRYLGVSDGNMQEGSLRCDVNISVRPVGREEFGTKVEIKNMNSFNAIQRAIEYEIERQIAAVEAGEPIYQETRLWEEGAQRTVSMRKKEGSSDYRYFPEPDLGPIEVSEQQLAVWLSELPELPAQKRHRYENDLGLSAYDARVITEERVKSEYFESVLAAGANPKSAANWITQDITAYLNKQKIASISEIGLTPENLAEVIKRIDSGKISNAIAKEKLPDLLAGVTPEKVFAGKELISDPAILEPMIDEIIAANPKEYEKFKGGNANMKGFFIGQVLKKTNKLADPKLTNELVEKKLNA; encoded by the coding sequence ATGACTTCTGCCACTGCTGTAAAAACTGAGTATGAAGCAATTATCGGGTTAGAAACCCACTGTCAACTCAGTACCAATACAAAAATTTTCTCCGATAGTTCTACGGCTTTTGGAGCGGAGCCCAATACTAACATTGATCCGGTGTGTATGGGGATGCCCGGTGTTTTGCCTGTTTTAAATGAAAAGGTGTTGGAATATGCTGTCAAAGCTGGGCTGGCTTTGAACTGCCAAATTGCAAAGTATAGTAAGTTTGATCGGAAACAATACTTTTATCCTGATTTACCCAAGAATTACCAAATTTCTCAATACGATTTGCCAATTGCCGAACATGGCTGGATTGAGATTGAATTAGTTGATAAAGATGGAAATCCTACAAGAAAAAGGATTGGTGTAACTCGTCTGCATATGGAAGAGGATGCAGGGAAACTGGTTCACGCGGGAAGCGATCGCTTGGCGGGTTCAAGCTACTCTTTGGTAGACTATAACCGGGCTGGTGTGCCTTTGGTGGAAATTGTTTCCGAACCTGATTTACGTTCTGGACAAGAAGCGGCAGAATATGCTCAAGAAATACGCCGCATCATGCGTTACTTGGGTGTCAGTGATGGGAATATGCAAGAAGGTTCACTACGTTGTGACGTGAATATTTCGGTGCGTCCGGTGGGAAGGGAAGAATTCGGTACCAAAGTCGAAATTAAGAATATGAACTCCTTCAACGCCATTCAACGGGCGATAGAATACGAAATTGAGCGGCAAATTGCAGCGGTGGAAGCAGGCGAACCAATTTACCAAGAGACGCGGTTGTGGGAAGAAGGCGCACAACGTACCGTCAGTATGCGGAAAAAAGAAGGTTCCAGCGATTACCGCTACTTCCCAGAACCAGATTTAGGTCCCATTGAGGTTTCTGAACAACAATTAGCAGTTTGGTTGAGTGAATTACCTGAACTTCCAGCACAAAAACGTCACCGTTATGAAAACGACTTGGGATTATCAGCCTACGATGCCCGTGTAATCACAGAGGAACGTGTAAAATCAGAATATTTTGAAAGTGTCCTTGCTGCTGGTGCAAATCCCAAATCTGCCGCTAACTGGATTACCCAAGATATTACTGCCTACCTCAACAAACAAAAGATTGCTTCCATCAGCGAAATTGGCTTAACACCCGAAAACTTGGCAGAGGTAATTAAACGAATTGATAGCGGTAAAATTAGTAATGCGATCGCTAAAGAGAAATTACCCGATTTATTAGCTGGTGTCACCCCCGAAAAAGTCTTTGCAGGTAAAGAGCTAATTTCTGATCCCGCTATTCTCGAACCCATGATTGACGAAATTATCGCTGCTAATCCCAAAGAGTACGAAAAATTCAAAGGTGGCAATGCCAATATGAAGGGTTTCTTCATTGGGCAAGTTCTCAAGAAAACCAACAAGTTGGCAGATCCCAAATTAACAAACGAGTTAGTTGAGAAAAAACTGAACGCTTAG
- a CDS encoding ChaB family protein, with product MSEYNVDRTISAVFKKQEEVDGAVRRLIDRGVPRDRISVMGNNFQSETRIAGFITKRDVILGGLRQGAIFGSLFGSLLGLLSGVGVLFIPFVGPVVAAGPIGAALLGAASGALAGSAGAGLASVLMTLGMSEEKAAIYQTRLQAGEFIVMAEISADKSGEFQLLMESAGGEEIHTSDMTLHRPCAGRCNDVADLSPEVRAHLSEEAQKTFVESYNKAFDDSNDEAKAETSAWDAIHKQYDEDANGVWSKVKVTSA from the coding sequence ATGTCAGAATATAATGTAGATAGGACAATATCAGCAGTCTTTAAGAAGCAAGAAGAGGTGGATGGTGCAGTCCGTCGTTTAATAGACCGGGGAGTTCCACGCGATCGCATTTCGGTTATGGGCAATAATTTTCAATCGGAAACCCGTATTGCCGGCTTTATTACTAAGCGAGATGTAATTTTGGGTGGACTCCGGCAGGGTGCTATCTTCGGTTCTTTGTTTGGTTCTCTGTTGGGGCTACTTTCTGGGGTAGGTGTATTATTTATTCCTTTCGTCGGTCCTGTAGTTGCCGCTGGACCCATTGGTGCGGCGCTATTAGGAGCCGCAAGTGGTGCATTAGCTGGTAGTGCTGGTGCTGGTTTAGCATCAGTGTTGATGACTCTAGGGATGTCGGAAGAAAAAGCCGCTATTTATCAAACCCGTCTTCAAGCTGGTGAATTTATCGTTATGGCAGAAATTTCGGCAGATAAAAGCGGTGAATTCCAACTGTTAATGGAAAGCGCAGGTGGTGAGGAGATTCACACCAGCGACATGACTTTACACCGTCCTTGTGCTGGTCGTTGTAACGATGTAGCTGATTTATCTCCAGAAGTTCGCGCTCATTTGTCAGAGGAAGCTCAAAAAACTTTTGTTGAGAGTTACAACAAAGCTTTTGATGATAGTAACGATGAAGCAAAAGCTGAAACATCAGCCTGGGATGCAATTCACAAACAGTACGACGAAGACGCAAATGGAGTTTGGTCAAAAGTCAAAGTCACATCTGCGTAG
- a CDS encoding UPF0175 family protein encodes MSLQLTINYPKSLPDAIGKTREQFEQESKWAMAVKLYEMKRLSSGMAASLIGVDRVTFILKLNDYEVPLIDLSEEELLSDLENA; translated from the coding sequence ATGTCTTTACAACTAACGATCAATTACCCCAAAAGCTTACCTGATGCTATTGGCAAAACTAGAGAACAATTTGAACAAGAATCAAAATGGGCAATGGCAGTTAAATTGTATGAAATGAAACGCCTTTCTTCAGGTATGGCTGCCTCATTAATAGGAGTAGATCGAGTTACTTTTATTCTCAAACTCAATGATTATGAAGTTCCTTTAATCGATCTTAGTGAAGAGGAATTATTATCAGATTTAGAAAATGCCTAG
- a CDS encoding DUF3368 domain-containing protein — protein MPSTNQIVINTSPLIALVAAMGELKILDYLYADVFVPFEVYQEILIGGTTGFGVTEFESAPWLQKQSSPLDISPFLFNSLDLGEASVIQLALNKNISTVCIDEAVGRRIARLNGLAVTGSIGILLRAKREGYPLSIKTAIKKMLNHNIRLSKTVIDFAIQESGENS, from the coding sequence ATGCCTAGTACCAATCAAATTGTTATCAATACCTCTCCCTTAATTGCCCTTGTCGCCGCTATGGGTGAATTAAAAATTTTAGATTATCTTTATGCAGATGTTTTTGTTCCCTTTGAAGTTTACCAAGAAATACTAATTGGTGGTACCACAGGATTTGGTGTAACTGAGTTTGAATCCGCACCCTGGCTACAAAAACAAAGTTCTCCTTTAGATATTTCTCCCTTTTTATTTAACTCCTTAGATTTAGGAGAAGCATCAGTTATTCAACTGGCATTAAATAAAAATATTTCAACAGTTTGTATTGATGAAGCTGTGGGGCGAAGAATAGCCAGATTAAATGGTCTTGCGGTGACTGGTTCAATTGGAATTTTATTACGCGCTAAACGTGAAGGTTATCCTCTGTCAATTAAAACAGCTATTAAAAAAATGCTCAATCATAATATTCGCTTAAGTAAAACTGTTATTGATTTTGCTATTCAAGAATCTGGAGAAAATTCATAA